Part of the Halomicrobium zhouii genome is shown below.
ACGCTTTCTGGCGCGATGACTTTCCGGTCAGTGTAAATCGAGGAGTGAACGAATTGGCAGAGCCACTGTGACCTCGAAGTCAAACAACTCGAAAGCCCTCGGCGCGCTCGTCGCGGGCTGAGCGGGATATCCTCGCTCCTCCGTCCCTCGGATAGGGCCCGTCTCAGCCCACGCGACCGCACCTCGCCCTTTCAGTCCCCCAGGCTCAGCATCGCTCGCGCGATGAAACGCGCTCACGGGTCGCTTCGCTCCCCGTTCGCTCGTTCGGAGGCCCCTCCCTCCGGTCGGCGCCTCCCTGCGCTCGCGATCGAACCGCCACCCCTCCCCAAATTCGCGCCGTCCGGCGAGCGATACGCGTCCTGACCGCTCGGCAACCGCTCGGCCGGGAGCGAGTGGCCGAGCGAAAGCGAGGCCCTCGCGACCAGGGGAAGGGCAGGGCTGCGGTGCTGTTACCTGGTGGACTGAAAGGGCGAGGCGGGCTCCGGGAACCCGGGCGCAGCAAGCACCTACTGGAGCGCAGCAAGCCCCGGGACCGGAGCACGCCGAGGGCTTTCTGGGTGTTGTCGTTCTTGTTTCTTCCACGCTCAATTCTACAGAACCACCTGCTCAGTACACACACAGACCGACCAGCGAAGGGAGAACCAAGCGGCAGTACACCATCCCATCACACAGAGATACCAACCATTAGGTAGACTGGTGCGAAAGACCGGCCAATGGCACGGGACGAGCGGGACCCGGTGGCGGCCCGCAGCGCGGACTCCGAGGACCTCTACGGCGTCGCCGACTGGGAGGTCCGGACGGCGTTCGACCGGCTGGTCTACTGGCTCTACTACGGCTTCTACCTGACCGTCAGGGTGGGCGTCGTCCTCGCGGCGGTCGCCATCCTCGCCGCGCAGTTCGTCCTCGGCGGCCTCGGCGCGGTGTCGAACCCAGTGCTGGGCGCCCTCACGATCCTCTCCGCGGTCCCGGCACTGGCGCTGGCGGTCTACGTCTGGCACGCCGACGTCACGACGCAGGAACCACTCCACCTGCTGGTCGTGACGTTCGTCCTGGGCGTGCTGTTCGCCAGCTTCGCGGGCGTGCTGAACGGTGAGATCGGCGATCCAGTCCGGAACCTCGCCTCGCTAGGTGGCGCCGTCCCCCTGCTCGGCTCGGTCGTCTTCTTCTACGTCGTCGTGGGTCCGGTCGAGGAGACGGTCAAGCTACTGGCGGTCCGGCTGTTCGCCTTCCGGAGCGACCGGTTCGACGCGGTCGTCGACGGCGCGGTGTACGGCGCCGTCGCGGGGCTGGGCTTCGCCACCATCGAGAATGCGCTGTACATCACGCAGGACGCCGACGCGGGTCTCCAGGCGGCCAGAGCGGTCACGGAGGCCGGCGGCGTCGCCGTCGTCCGGGGGCTCGCGGGCCCGGGCCACGTCATCTACTCCGCGTTCGCGGGCTACTACCTCGGCCTGGCGAAGTTCAACCGCGAGCACGCCGGCCCCATCGTCCTGAAGGGGCTCGTCATCGCGGCGTTCGTCCACGCGACGTACAACACGCTGGTCGGCATCGTCCCCGACGTCGTCACCACACTGACCGGCGTCAGCCCGCTGGTTGCCTTCTTCGGGTTCGTCGTCGTCTACGACAGCGTCTTCGGCCTGCTGTTGATCCGGAAGATTAGGGCCTACGCGCGGGCTTACCGGGCGGCGAACCCGGCGCCGGCGACCTACGAGTCCGAGCGCACCGAATTCGAGTCCTGACGTCGCGAGCCCTGGACCTACGAGTCCGTGACCATCCGCTCGACGTACTTCGCGACGACGTCGACCTCCAGGTGGACCGGGTCGCCGGGGGCCTTCTCGGAGAGCGTCGTCAGGTCGTAGGTCGAGGGGATGATGGCCACCGAGAACGTCGACTCGTCCCGGTCGGCGACGGTCAGGCTGATCCCGTCGACGGTGATGGAGCCTTTCTCGACGAGGTACTGGGAGAGGTCGTCGGGCAGCGAGAACGTGAACGTCCAGTCTTCCCCGACGGACTCCACGGCGACCACCTCGGCGGTCGCGTCCACGTGGCCCTGGACGACGTGGCCGTCGAAGCGCCCGTCGGCCGGCATCGCCCGTTCGAGGTTGACGATATCGCCTTCGGCCAGCTCGTCGAAGAACGTCCGATCGACGGTCTCCGCGGCGAGGAAGACCGAGAACCACTCGCCCGGTTCGAACTCCTCGACGGTGAGACAGGCGCCGCTGACGCTGATCGACTGGCCGTGGGTCAGGTCCTCGAACCCGGTCGAAATCCGGACGCGTCGCCCGCCCGCGTCGTCCTCGACGGCGAGCACCTCCCCGGTGGCCTCGACGATGCCGGTGAACATGCCCGAGCGTTGGCC
Proteins encoded:
- a CDS encoding PrsW family intramembrane metalloprotease, producing the protein MARDERDPVAARSADSEDLYGVADWEVRTAFDRLVYWLYYGFYLTVRVGVVLAAVAILAAQFVLGGLGAVSNPVLGALTILSAVPALALAVYVWHADVTTQEPLHLLVVTFVLGVLFASFAGVLNGEIGDPVRNLASLGGAVPLLGSVVFFYVVVGPVEETVKLLAVRLFAFRSDRFDAVVDGAVYGAVAGLGFATIENALYITQDADAGLQAARAVTEAGGVAVVRGLAGPGHVIYSAFAGYYLGLAKFNREHAGPIVLKGLVIAAFVHATYNTLVGIVPDVVTTLTGVSPLVAFFGFVVVYDSVFGLLLIRKIRAYARAYRAANPAPATYESERTEFES
- a CDS encoding riboflavin synthase — encoded protein: MFTGIVEATGEVLAVEDDAGGRRVRISTGFEDLTHGQSISVSGACLTVEEFEPGEWFSVFLAAETVDRTFFDELAEGDIVNLERAMPADGRFDGHVVQGHVDATAEVVAVESVGEDWTFTFSLPDDLSQYLVEKGSITVDGISLTVADRDESTFSVAIIPSTYDLTTLSEKAPGDPVHLEVDVVAKYVERMVTDS